One window from the genome of Salvelinus fontinalis isolate EN_2023a chromosome 3, ASM2944872v1, whole genome shotgun sequence encodes:
- the LOC129834649 gene encoding photoreceptor ankyrin repeat protein-like translates to MATVKNSVSEDPLLGKGPDEDASEVSLSESESDSGSVLSDDSVLPDYQQEGGSRGTANTLYEACAQNNTLALRKVLERGVTKEEVMKVDHNGWTGLMVACYKGFLEIVQHLHHCPYLDINHQDNDGNTALMIASQAGHTITVTYILNYYPGADTEIRDCRGFTALIKAAMQGRDDVVSSLVMAGADLNAVDTTKQKCARDWALKTGRYETLNRLRRLNLRPRAEQFAESYVPEWPELKVLVAKAMANKSASQKITQRIKSTFGFNFPRDPQENGVLDHMVRITTSIHSPLVATGCRPLCPTSPPEVGKRRLAVPELVKKHSEKELGESSVCHSNGSVSSIIPHIHSAETIATSCCVDTERRGSIISIASTGVRTFIPRHMAHRNSVFPSGCIPKIQIVKSGEPTPKKEKKRKRHKGHLEPPIWKYKAEKQEKKKAEKDKEKTKKEKKEKKQKK, encoded by the exons ATGGCCACCGTGAAGAATTCTGTGTCCGAGGACCCCCTCCTAGGCAAAGGGCCTGACGAGGACGCCTCAGAGGTGTCTTTGTCAGAAAGTGAGTCGGATTCTGGGAGTGTCCTCTCAGATGACTCAGTGCTTCCAGACTACCAGCAGGAAGGTGGTTCACGGGGCACAGCCAACACGCTGTATGAGGCGTGTGCTCAGAACAACACCCTGGCGCTCCGGAAGGTTCTGGAGAGAGGGGTTACCAAAGAGGAGGTCATGAAGGTGGACCACAATGGCTGG ACCGGTCTGATGGTGGCGTGCTATAAGGGTTTTTTGGAAATTGTGCAACATCTTCACCACTGTCCCTACCTGGACATAAATCACCAGGACAACGATGGCAACACTGCACTGATGATCGCTTCACAAGCAG GTCACACCATTACAGTGACCTACATCCTCAACTACTACCCCGGAGCAGACACAGAGATCCGGGACTGCCGTGGCTTCACTGCACTCATCAAAGCTGCCATGCAGGGCCGAGACGATGTGGTGTCTTCCCTCGTCATGGCCG GTGCAGACCTAAATGCAGTAGACACCACGAAGCAGAAGTGTGCGAGGGACTGGGCACTAAAGACGGGTCGCTACGAGACGTTGAACCGCCTCCGCCGCCTCAACCTGCGGCCTAGGGCCGAGCAGTTCGCTGAGAGCTACGTCCCCGAATGGCCAGAGCTGAAGGTGCTGGTGGCCAAGGCCATGGCCAACAAGAGCGCCAGCCAGAAGATCACCCAGCGCATCAAGTCCACCTTCGGCTTCAACTTTCCCCGAGATCCCCAGGAAAACGGGGTCTTGGACCACATGGTGCGTATCACCACCAGCATCCACAGCCCTCTAGTGGCCACCGGCTGCCGGCCCCTCTGCCCCACCAGCCCCCCTGAAGTGGGGAAGAGGCGCCTGGCTGTGCCAGAGCTGGTGAAGAAGCATTCGGAGAAGGAGCTGGGGGAGAGCTCTGTGTGCCACAGCAATGGCTCCGTATCCTCCATCATTCCCCACATCCACTCAGCCGAGACCATCGCCACGTCCTGCTGTGTGGACACAGAGCGCAGGGGCAGCATAATCTCTATAGCTTCCACCGGGGTACGCACCTTCATCCCCAGGCACATGGCCCACAGGAACAGTGTGTTCCCCTCTGGCTGCATCCCAAAGATCCAGATAGTCAAGTCTGGAGAGCCCACGCctaagaaggagaagaagaggaagaggcacAAGGGTCATCTGGAGCCGCCCATATGGAAGTACAAGGCAGAGAAGCAGGAGAAGAAGAAGgcagagaaagataaagagaagACCAAGAAGGAAAAGAAAGAGAAGAAACAGAAGAAGTGA